TCGAGGCGCAGGCCGTCGGGCAGCTCGTCGAGCCCGTACGCCTGCGTGCGGGTCTCGAGGTGGCCGACCTCGCGCAGCTCGTCGCCGTACGCCGTGCAGAGCTCGTGGAGCTCGGGATGCGCGCTCAGCAGCGTGCGCGGTCGGTCGCCCATGTGCTTCGACAGCATCCAGCCGCGCGTCGGGTCGTAGCCCGAGAAGTGGTAGAACCGCAGTCGGTCGGGGCCGGCGTGCCAGACGCCGTCGACGCGGTGGATCGGGCGCTCGTGCACGTTCCAGTAGGCGGCGTTGAGGCCGCGGTCCTTGAGGATGACGTGGCCGAAGAGCGACGGGGCCCAGTCCATCCACCGCTGGTCGGTGAAGAGCGCGTTCGCGAGGTCGACGACGGCGTCGGTGCGCAGTCGCTCGTGCCACCACGACGTCGCCGCGAGGGCGCGGGCGCCGATGCACACGAAGCCGAGGTTGTAGATGCCCGACACCATGATGTCGCGCTCGTCGAGCCTGCGGCCGTCGCGCGGCATGGGGTCGAGCGTGTGGGGCGTGAGGGCGATGCCCTCGCGCTCGGCGGCCTCGAAGACGTCGTCGATCGCGTCGTAGAAGCGGATGTCGGGGTCGATGTACGCAGCGGAGCGCGCGCCGCCGCGCAGCAGCATTCTGAGCGTCGCGGGCTTGAGCGCCGTCGCGAGCTCCATGACGTCGTAGATCGTCTGCATGAGCTCGAGCTCGCGCGGATCGAGGCCGATGTCGACGGGCAGCAGCACGTCGCCGACGCCCTGCAGGTCGCGATCGCGCTCCTCGCCGTCGATGACGAGGGTCGAGAACCCGACGTCGGGATGGTGCTCCTGGAACGATCGGGCGAGCACGCGAGCCTGGCCCGTGTAGTTCCTCGCGACGATCGTCACGGCATGGCGACGAGGGGGGCGACCGGGCATCCTTGTACCCTACTCAGCGCTTCCTGGGCGATCCCTACGCTCGAGGAGGTCTCGGGCGACGTCGAGCGTGCCGCGCGACAGGCGGGCGTACCGGCCGCGCGCGACGCCGGCGAGGATGCGCGGGATGCGCAGCGCGCGAGCGCGCGGCAGCCCGGCGCGCAGGCGCTCGTGCTCGGCCTTCTCGTCGAGGATGCGGCGCTGCTCGGGGGTGCCGAGCCCGCGCTCGTGCGCGACCCGAGCGAGCGACTCGGCGCGGCGCGCCTTGCGGTCGTGCGAGCCGTCGTCGTCGGCCAGCAGTCGGCCGACCTTCTGCGCGAGGCCGAGCCTGCGCACGCCGATCTGGTTCGCGCCGTGCTGGCGGTAGTCGATCGTCGCGTCGGGCACGAGACGCACGCCGCCGCCGATCGCCGCCGTCATGGCGAGCCACTCGTCGTGGATCCAGCCGTCGGGCACCGGCAGGGCCGCGACGGCGGCGGAGCGGCGCACGATCGTCGTCGCGCCCGTGACGAGGTTGCGGCGCAGCAGCGCCTCGAACGCGCCGCCGTGCGCCATCCGCTCGCGCTCCCACGGCGAGGCCTCGAGCGAGTCGAGCAGCGTCGCGCCGGTCGGGCGACCGTCGGCGTCGACGAGCCTGGCGTCGGAGTGCACGAGGTCGACGCCGTCGAGCGCGGCGACGAGCGTCGCGATGCGGTCGGGGTGCCACACGTCGTCCTGGTCGCTCAGCGCGACGACGTCGCCCGTCGTGCGGGCGATGGCGTCGGCGAAGTTCGCGGCCACGCCGAGCGGCGGGTCGTGCCGCACGACGGCGACGGGCACGTCGGTCTCGGCGGCGATGCGCTCGATCGTCGCGATCGTGCCGTCGGTCGACGCGTCGTCGCCGACGACGATCTCGGCCACGGGATGCGTCTGGGCGAGGATGCTGCGCAGCTGCTCCTCGACGTACCGCTCGCCCTCGTGCGTGCAGAGCGCGACGCTGACGCGCATCAGAGGTCTGCGTGCAGCCGCCAGAGCTGCGACGCGGTCGTCGTCCAGTCGAAGGCGCGCGCCCGGTCCTGGCCGAGCAGCGCGAGCCGCGCGCGGAGGTCGTCGTGCTCGACGAGGTGCGCGAGCGCGTGGGCGAGCCGATCGGGGTCGGAGTCGTCGCCCGTGAGGGTCACGGCGAGCGAGGCCTCGGCGGCGATCTCGTCGGACGCCGCGGTCGAGGGGTGCACGACGGGCGTGCCGTGCGCGAAGGCCTCGAGCATCGGCAGGGCGAAGCCGAGCTCCTCGCCGACGAGCAGCAGCGCGTCGGCGCGCGAGACGACGACGGCGCGGTCGGCGGCGTCGAGCTCGCCGAGCGGCACGATGCGCGACGGCGGCAGGCCCGCCTCGACGGCCATCTGCGCGAGCGTGACGTCGCCCCAGGCGACGGGACCCGCGACGACGATCGGGAGGTCGGGCATCGCCCCGCTCGCGACCGTCGCGACGAGCCGGTCGGCGCGTGCTCGGCGGCCGCGGTCGGTCGTGGCGAGCAGGTATCGGGCGGGCAGCCCCAGCCGCGTCGCACGCGCGTCGGCGTCGGCGGGCACGACCGACGCCGGGTCGACGCCCGCTCCGACGACGCGGATGCGGTCGCCGAGGTCGTGCAGCTCCTGCAGCCGCGCGGCGGTGGCGTGCGTGGGCACGACGACGGCGTCGGCATGCTTCCACGCGCGGCGCAGCGCGCGGCGGAACCAGCGGGCCGTTCGCGAGTCGCGCTCGAGCGCCTCGAGCCCGTGCACCGTCACGACGACCTGCCTGCCGGCCTCGCGGTCGTCGCCGCGCA
The sequence above is a segment of the Agrococcus jejuensis genome. Coding sequences within it:
- a CDS encoding glycosyltransferase family 2 protein, with translation MRVSVALCTHEGERYVEEQLRSILAQTHPVAEIVVGDDASTDGTIATIERIAAETDVPVAVVRHDPPLGVAANFADAIARTTGDVVALSDQDDVWHPDRIATLVAALDGVDLVHSDARLVDADGRPTGATLLDSLEASPWERERMAHGGAFEALLRRNLVTGATTIVRRSAAVAALPVPDGWIHDEWLAMTAAIGGGVRLVPDATIDYRQHGANQIGVRRLGLAQKVGRLLADDDGSHDRKARRAESLARVAHERGLGTPEQRRILDEKAEHERLRAGLPRARALRIPRILAGVARGRYARLSRGTLDVARDLLERRDRPGSAE
- a CDS encoding glycosyltransferase, with translation MTTLRVVLDGVGEQASSVGRYGLQLAQAMHATAPRGIDVVAFAAGSDAEARAHVTTTLERLDGVEFARMPRRELREAWLHSFSTTAFDGLLHGSSLLAPMRGDDREAGRQVVVTVHGLEALERDSRTARWFRRALRRAWKHADAVVVPTHATAARLQELHDLGDRIRVVGAGVDPASVVPADADARATRLGLPARYLLATTDRGRRARADRLVATVASGAMPDLPIVVAGPVAWGDVTLAQMAVEAGLPPSRIVPLGELDAADRAVVVSRADALLLVGEELGFALPMLEAFAHGTPVVHPSTAASDEIAAEASLAVTLTGDDSDPDRLAHALAHLVEHDDLRARLALLGQDRARAFDWTTTASQLWRLHADL